A window from Toxoplasma gondii ME49 chromosome IX, whole genome shotgun sequence encodes these proteins:
- a CDS encoding hypothetical protein (encoded by transcript TGME49_266970) has product MKLDVRVINLEDDSKQTVTVESWETVKTVKNLIEQKTGILESEQHYYLGVQLIEDSMPADQLRKKAKAEDRVPPDDSDGVHVVEVKMYTGKAPIDFDDSFFKDIIKKLQTHEQIMKHISVRVHRKGDDAKYNFHLDISFLTVESLKEDLINRLGPSSLTGLNADNILMYIRQEQPGRPLEGLQIRDRFGTRSSMEIEVFPINPEVTVVCKVKKWGLKTEEEFNIRIQDHFLLDDLKQILVTRLRSSANPKILQRDYIVGNLKFKLNGISINSKKEAALKRKYGIPAGELWLRAFNLKEGSLVVIPL; this is encoded by the exons ATGAAGCTTGATGTACGGGTCATCAACCTTGAGGACGATAGCAAACAGACGGTCACAGTAGAGTCATGGGAGACGGTGAAAACTGTCAAGAATCTG ATCGAGCAGAAGACTGGCATCCTTGAATCAGAGCAGCATTACTATCTCGGAGTTCAGCTGATTGAAGACTCGATGCCAGCAGATCAGCTGCggaaaaaagcgaaggcGGAAGACCGGGTCCCGCCTGACGACA GCGATGGAGTACATGTTGTGGAGGTAAAGATGTACACGGGCAAGGCACCTATAGACTTTGACGATTCTTTCTTTAAAG ACATTATCAAAAAGCTCCAAACTCACGAGCAGATAATGAAGCATATAAGCGTTCGAGTACACAGGAAAGGTGACGATGCCAAGTACAATTTTCATCTCGACATCTCATTTCTCACC GTTGAGAGTCTCAAGGAGGATTTGATCAACCGACTTGGGCCATCATCGTTAACGGGATTGAACGCTGATAACATTTTAATGTATATACGACAAGAGCAACCCGGACGCCCGCTGGAG GGCCTGCAAATACGAGATCGTTTCGGAACGCGGAGCTCAATGGAAATCGAAGTTTTTCCTATAAATCCAGAAGTCACTGTCGTGTGCAAGGTTAAGAAAT GGGGATtgaagacggaagaagagttcAATATCAGAATCCAGGATCATTTTCTGCTCGACGATCTCAAACAAATATTGGTAACTCGTCTCCGAAGCTCGGCAAATCCAAAAATCCTACAACGTGACTATATTGTGGGCAACCTGAAGTTCAAATTGAAC GGCATATCTATCAATTCAAAGAAAGAGGCAGCGCTGAAACGGAAGTATGGAATTCCTGCAGGAGAGTTGTGGCTTCGTGCCTTCAATCTGAAAGAAGGCTCTCTTGTCGTCATTCCTTTGTGA
- a CDS encoding hypothetical protein (encoded by transcript TGME49_266980) produces MYIMRVQSEMSKETQREKQSTEPSASFQSVPNLHFTGISKCLTVETLISGQLKGSQLGPVRRPGSRVRLERVRKPEGRMSVAWSTGERRRAARGRTSDDRDATTKRPSRKQVKPFRSPVASKSVLSPSVLQLYHGFPMLPKTHFILPTTGNVRMLEDKHYLDRNFGFWIHRASQTRMPTASGSGQGNSSHQPHDRLQFQGLFFVEVPCDLFTERVAVRGSGELARVNEAMSQTTLAEQATRTSPTSSLPRTVQETVRQQCKCLRTHERHHLGT; encoded by the exons ATGTACATCATGAGAGTTCAAAGTGAGATGTcgaaagagacgcagcgagaaaaacaaagcacAGAACCATCGGCGTCATTTCAGTCAGTGCCGAATCTTCACTTCACTGGGATCTCAAAGTGCCTGACTGTTGAGACACTCATTTCAGGTCAACTGAAGGGATCACAGTTGGGTCCTGTGCGCAGGCCAGGAAGCCGGGTCAGACTTGAAAGAGTGCGGAAACCTGAAGGGAGAATGAGCGTTGCATGGTCCactggagaaaggcgaagagcagcaagaggaagaacaagtgATGATCGAGATGCCACGACAAAACGACCCTCGAGAAAGCAAGTAAAACCTTTTCGATCACCCGTGGCTTCAAAGAGTGTTCTTAGCCCGTCCGTCTTGCAGCTGTATCATGGCTTCCCGATGCTCCCCAAAACCCACTTTATTTTACCTACAACGGGGAATGTACGAATGTTGGAAGACAAGCATTATCTGGACAGAAACTTTGGTTTCTGGATTCATCGAGCCTCACAAACTCGAATGCCGACGGCATCTGGCAGCGGACAGGGGAACTCTTCACATCAGCCTCACGACAGGTTGCAGTTTCAAggactcttcttcgttgaaGTACCTTGCGACCTTTTTACGGAACGTGTTGCCGTTAGAG GTTCGGGTGAACTCGCTCGTGTCAACGAAGCAATGTCTCAGACAACATTGGCGGAAC AAGCCACAAGGACATCTCCGACCAGTTCGCTTCCCAGAACAGTTCAAGAAACAGTCCGTCAACAGTGCAAGTGCTTGCGAACACATGAACGCCACCACCTCGGGACTTGA
- a CDS encoding DHHC zinc finger domain-containing protein (encoded by transcript TGME49_266940~Predicted trans-membrane domain (TMHMM2.0):148-171:263-286:590-610:856-879), with product MVLFTAFGQRFSGRAVAKAARQKLRSAVLRVAGMDLCRSCFFVAQMSRAAEREPSAFLPHHCAIQKPRGNRECRKLSETAGCHRPREKTWPENLASTACANVAAGVCTPQQASAPRATSVVSRAAGRFSRGFSCFCGLVNKTFCFVARLLPYFAVLLLSVATLCYFLYVQPAICVSDTGAEDAFPVLLPPVHLRASQQTQHPGRSASADASTAAGFPEPTGSLEGNSFSGTSWLSLFPGLQEAPLDQQYLAFWMHFVQAASHHLFQVPFCTYVGLFLLFNVFYNFYFACTVDPGRPPVLVSAKREAEGGATEEVFVYSAESGKMEIAALTYVLSPSSSSPSSCVPDKTLTACESAKGDSEPRGRRAASCLSHQSGQPVRRSLRLALRALRQETSSIREEPREQQTASSSARTTAASSPDASVELASTTSQSHDRERGKGTCKKPNQSFGVESVEKDSVPCSLGREEAALACHLSPRDPQAAASTPPAALPLASLRPAVSATEPCANLSAKGDPEVCSHSNRVNREGEGCAAVSDSPNGRGLCSRLVPLCSTCGGAKPLRTHHCRICNRCVLKQDHHCPWLNQCVGLHNYRFFFLFLFFLFLLLVHTLWVMRFSLFGAFAFRRVVAESRAHHARLVSEQLAIVRRRQTLHAGETGGGASPSAQDSLRASSSSPRTEAEKQPTTREESFFSLSRLLRLPFWFYSFLLSVAEGDKSDFADAVTDLQIQALVAELEETLQARHEAPLREELARQESSEQESRRPGEETKSPTLAASPLVQTAVQDAAREAFKLARRLAKQRAGPPPYGFRTLVVVDRLLQHQRDVAAQIAKNRNGEKGKTESFGGLDPSWWLWQAWGRQAILFVGLLALNVGVAVAALFFFHVYLLMGNQTTIEVQRNCATRRRLRSLASVASGSASSPPSTASACPHPTSPPDIPSAEAVSSSSSSLCAVPNVGPSVLSSRSAPCVHASRASPDLEANVKPGDLSLVGFFLLCLRSSRPSALLPFHRGMRENFREVFGPSPFPLCFFPYLAQPPNRSLEEVLGTNRV from the exons ATGGTGCTCTTCACCGCTTTCGGTCAAAGGTTTTCGGGCCGCGCCGTGGCGAAGgccgcgagacagaaactgcGGAGCGCTGTGCTTCGCGTTGCAGGCATGGATCTCTGTCGCagttgtttcttcgtcgctcagATGTCGCGGGCGGCCGAGCGAGAgccttctgcctttctgccGCACCATTGCGCAATTCAGAAGCCTCGGGGAAATCGGGAGTGCAGGAAGTTGTCCGAGACCGCCGGCTGCCACCGCCCTCGCGAAAAAACGTGGCCGGAAAACCTCGCGTCAACTGCGTGTGCGAATGTCGCGgcgggtgtatgtacaccgcagcAGGCAAGCGCTCCGCGAGCGACGTCGGTCGTTTCTCGGGCAGCTGGTCGTTTCTCGAGGGGTTTTTCGTGTTTCTGTGGACTTGTCAACAAAACATTTTGCTTTGTCGCCCGGCTTCTGCCGTATTTCGCcgttctgctcctctccgtcgccaCCCTTTGCTACTTTCTGTACGTGCAGCCTGCGATTTGTGTGTCGGACACTGGCGCCGAAGACGCCTTTCCGGTGCTCCTCCCGCCTGTCCACCTGCGGGCTTCTCAACAGACGCAGCACCCGGGACGCTCGGCGAGTGCAGACGCGTCGACAGCTGCTGGCTTTCCTGAACCGACCGGATCTTTGGAAGGGAACTCTTTTTCAGGGACGTCGTGGCTCTCGCTGTTCCCCGGACTCCAAGAGGCACCTTTGGATCAGCAATATTTGGCGTTCTGGATGCACTTCGTCCAGGCTGCGAGTCACCACCTTTTTCAAGTTCCGTTCTGCACCTACGTCGGACtgtttttgctttttaaTGTCTTCTACAACTTTtactttgcatgcacagttgATCCGGGCCGCCCTCCCGTGCTCGTGTCGGCAAAGCGCGAAGCGGAGGGCGGCGCCACTGAAGAAGTTTTTGTCTATTCAGCAGAGAGCGGCAAGATGGAGATAGCGGCTCTCACCTATGTTCTTTCGCCCTCGTCTTCATCACCTTCATCGTGCGTCCCCGACAAGACGTTGACTGCCTGCGAGTCTGCAAAAGGCGATTCCGAGCCCCGAGGACGCAGGGCGGCGTCCTGTCTTTCTCATCAGTCTGGACAGCCTGTTCGGCGAAGTCTGAGGTTAGCGCTTCGCGCGCTTCGGCAGGAGACGAGTTCTATTCGCGAAGAACCCCGAGAGCAACAGaccgcttcctcttctgccagGACGACTGCAGCTTCCTCGCCTGACGCCTCTGTTGAGCTCGCGTCGACAACCTCACAAAGTCACGACCGGGAGCGCGGAAAAGGGACCTGCAAGAAACCAAATCAAAGTTTTGGTGTGGAGTCTGTTGAGAAGGACAGCGTCCCTTGCAGTCTTGGTCGAGAAGAGGCTGCTTTGGCGTGTCATCTGTCGCCACGAGATCCGCAGGCGGCTGCCTCGACCCCGCCTGCTGCCCTTccgctcgcgtctctccgtccagctgtctctgcaacAGAACCTTGTGCGAACCTGAGCGCGAAGGGTGATCCAGAAGTCTGTAGCCACTCGAATCGAGTGAACAGAGAAGGTGAAGGTTGTGCAGCTGTGAGTGATTCTCCAAATGGCAGGGGCCTGTGCTCTCGCCTTGTACCTCTCTGTTCCACGTGTGGGGGCGCGAAGCCGTTGCGGACGCACCACTGTCGGATTTGCAATCGGTGTGTGTTGAAGCAAGACCACCACTGTCCGTGGCTGAACCAGTGCGTAGGTTTGCACAACTAccgctttttctttctgtttctgttcttcctgtttctcctcctcgtccacACCCTCTGGGTCATgcgcttctcgctgtttGGAGCCTTCGCCTTTCGGCGAGTCGTCGCCGAGAGCCGCGCGCACCACGCTCGACTCGTCTCGGAGCAGCTTGCCATCGTGCGGCGCAGGCAAaccctgcatgcaggggaGACTGGCGGAGGcgcttcgccgtctgcgcAGGACAGCCTGCGCGCCagttcgtcttcgccgcgaacggaggcagaaaagcagcccacgacgagagaagagagtttcttctcactctcgcgtcttctccgcctgcCCTTCTGGTTCTACTCCTTCCTCCTGTCGGTCGCGGAGGGCGACAAGAGCGACTTCGCGGACGCCGTCACCGACTTGCAGATTCAGGCTCTGGTCGCGGAGTTGGAAGAGACGCTTCAGGCCAGACACGAGGCGCcgctgagagaagaactggCGCGccaagagagcagcgagcaAGAGTCGCGCAGgccaggagaagagacgaagagtcCCACCCTtgcagcttctcctctcgttcaGACAGCCGTGCAAGACGCAGCGCGGGAAGCGTTCAAACTCGCAAGACGCCTTGCGAAACAAAGGGCGGGACCCCCCCCCTACGGATTCCGCActctcgtcgtcgtcgaCCGGCTGCTTCAGCACCAGCGAGACGTCGCCGCACAGATAGCGAAGAAccggaacggagagaaaggaaaaacagagagttTTGGGGGGCTGGACCCCTCCTGGTGGCTCTGGCAGGCCTGGGGCAGACAAGCGATTTTATTTGTcggtctcctcgccctcaaCGTCGGCGTCGCggtcgctgctctcttcttcttccacgtctACCTCCTCATGGGCAACCAAACCACCATTGAAGTGCAG CGGAACTGCGCAACTCGGCGGAGACTTCGCAGCCTCGCTTCCGTCGCCTCTGGATCGGCCTCCTCTCCCCCGTCGACTGCGTCTGCCTGCCCTCACCCTACTTCTCCACCTGATATTCCGTCCGCAgaggctgtctcttcctcgtcgtcttccttgtGTGCTGTTCCGAACGTCGGGccttctgtcttgtcttcgcGTAGCGCTccgtgtgtgcatgcgtctcggGCATCTCCGGATCTTGAGGCCAATGTGAAGCCTGGGGATCTGTCGCTTGTCGGCTTTTTTTTGTTGTGTCTGCGCTCCTCGCGTCCCTCTGCGCTCCTGCCTTTCCACCGGGGCATGCGGGAGAACTTCCGCGAGGTTTTTGGTCCGTCTCCGTTccctctttgtttctttccgtATCTGGCGCAGCCGCCCAACCGATCTCTTGAGGAGGTCTTGGGAACGAACCGAGTGtga
- a CDS encoding beta tubulin (encoded by transcript TGME49_266960~Product name based on PMID:11134072.) — MREIVHVQGGQCGNQIGAKFWEVISDEHGIDPTGTYCGDSDLQLERINVFYNEATGGRFVPRAILMDLEPGTMDSVRAGPFGQLFRPDNFVFGQTGAGNNWAKGHYTEGAELIDSVLDVVRKEAEGCDCLQGFQITHSLGGGTGSGMGTLLISKVREEYPDRIMETFSVFPSPKVSDTVVEPYNATLSVHQLVENADEVQVIDNEALYDICFRTLKLTTPTYGDLNHLVSAAMSGVTCCLRFPGQLNSDLRKLAVNLIPFPRLHFFLIGFAPLTSRGSQQYRALSVPELTQQMFDAKNMMCASDPRHGRYLTASAMFRGRMSTKEVDEQMLNVQNKNSSYFVEWIPNNMKSSVCDIPPKGLKMSVTFVGNSTAIQEMFKRVSDQFTAMFRRKAFLHWYTGEGMDEMEFTEAESNMNDLVSEYQQYQDATAEEEGEFDEEEGEMGAEEGA; from the exons ATGAGAGAAATCGTCCACGTTCAGGGTGGCCAGTGCGGCAACCAAATTGGCGCCAAGTTTTGGGAGGTCATCTCGGACGAACACGGCATTGATCCG aCCGGTACCTACTGTGGAGACAGTGACTTGCAGCTGGAGAGAATCAATGTGTTCTACAATGAGGCCACCGGTGGACGCTTCGTCCCGCGTGCGATCCTCATGGATCTGGAGCCGGGCACTATGGACAGCGTTCGCGCGGGTCCGTTTGGCCAGCTCTTCCGCCCTGACAACTTCGTCTTTGGCCAAACTGGAGCGGGCAACAACTGGGCCAAGGGTCACTACACTGAGGGTGCGGAGCTGATCGACTCTGTCCTCGACGTCGTCCGCAAGGAGGCTGAAGGCTGCGACTGCCTTCAGGGTTTCCAGATCACCCACAGTCTTGGAGGGGGTACCGGTTCGGGTATGGGTACGTTGTTGATCAGCAAGGTCCGCGAGGAGTACCCCGACCGCATCATGGAGACTTTCTCCGTGTTCCCGTCCCCCAAGGTCTCTGACACCGTTGTCGAGCCGTACAACGCAACGCTCTCCGTTCACCAGCTGGTTGAGAACGCGGACGAAGTCCAGGTGATCGACAACGAGGCCCTATACGACATTTGCTTCCGAACACTGAAGCTGACCACGCCGACGTATGGCGACCTGAACCATTTGGTCTCCGCAGCCATGAGCGGTGTgacctgctgtctccgcttccccGGTCAGCTAAACAGCGACCTGCGCAAACTTGCGGTCAACCTCATCCCGTTCCctcgtctccacttcttcctcattGGGTTTGCTCCGCTCACGAGCCGCGGCAGCCAGCAGTACCGCGCTCTCAGCGTCCCCGAGCTCACCCAGCAGATGTTCGACGCAAAGAACATGATGTGCGCCTCCGACCCGCGCCACGGCCGCTACCTGACTGCCTCCGCCATGTTCCGTGGTCGCATGTCGACCAAGGAAGTCGACGAGCAGATGCTCAACGTCCAGAACAAGAACTCGTCCTACTTCGTTGAGTGGATTCCCAACAACATGAAGTCCAGCGTCTGTGACATCCCCCCGAAGGGCCTCAAGATGTCTGTCACCTTTGTCGGGAACTCCACCGCCATCCAGGAGATGTTCAAGCGTGTGTCCGACCAATTCACAGCTATGTTCAGGCGCAAGGCTTTCTTGCACTG GTACACGGGTGAAGGTATGGACGAGATGGAATTCACCGAGGCCGAGTCGAACATGAACGACCTGGTGTCCGAGTATCAGCAGTACCAG GACGCCaccgcagaggaagagggagaattcgacgaggaagagggcgagATGGgtgcagaggaaggcgcgtAG
- the GTF2H3 gene encoding general transcription factor IIH polypeptide 3 GTF2H3 (encoded by transcript TGME49_266930~Gene product name based on ToxoDB Community Expert Annotation.): MQPPDPPPGDSPLASPASASSALHRASGDAPAGDAPDVAAREAALSLSSGSASPPPLTSGPSCLLPVGTRVMQEQPVSPSACLSSSQEPPASPHSHRPAAPSAGPDEHAVESGESGGRRKPSNQASICASLKPETPGAAASLSMCDAAVVIVVDLNRHFWRNRHLAFCRDEAKKGRGAGEEEQPLLAFLHVLECALCGFVRALTLLTPCSEVAVVGMNERTSAVLVAGRVPNLLVEAAGLGGFFSTMMARVAQFAAGLPLSLGPPCRGSTSVETEERSASLDRRPRLGQHGSDQVKRVKTERAEADCSVRVKTENLESAKRAAPADGLAGRSRWDAAPRPTTACGEDSMLAGALSLALCCLNKVSKRSARTPERRVLILDGSLDRSYSSQYMPLMNLAFAAAKGNIVIDCCALSTNPSTIPEQLCDISRGVHLKFAQAAPSASTSGSASLDGGLALLQLLLFWIFPSMSLRPAIAALSVHRGRSNTAVCFCHHKPVEVCCICSCCLAIYCSEKDAQTGKERISCDVCKSRFSRGLLKNKMAGGVDLPNY, from the exons ATGCAGCCGCCTGACCCTCCGCCTGGAGACTCTcccctcgcgtctcctgcttctgcctcttctgctctccacCGGGCGTCTGGGGATGCACCCGCAGGCGACGCTCCAGACGTCGCTGCTCGGGAAGCGGCGTTGTCGCTCTCATCTGGAAGCGCCTCGCCACCTCCGTTGACTTCAGGACCGAGCTGCCTTCTTCCGGTGGGGACGCGCGTGATGCAAGAGCAGCCTGTCTCACcctctgcgtgtctctcttcctcgcaaGAGCCTCCCGCGTCTCCCCACAGCCACAGGCCTGCTGCGCCTTCTGCAGGCCCCGATGAGCATGCAGTGGAGTCTGGGGAGTCTGGAGGTCGGCGAAAGCCTTCGAATCAGGCCTCGATCTGTGCCTCTCTGAAGCCGGAAACGCCAGGCGCAGCTGCGAGTCTCTCCATGTGCGACGCAGCCGTGGTGATCGTCGTGGATTTAAATAGACATTTCTGGAGAAATCGACACCTTgccttctgcagagacgaggcgaagaagggcagaggcgccggcgaggaggagcaaccgctcctcgccttcctgcaCGTCCTCGAGT GTGCGCTCTGCGGCTTCGTCCGCGCTCTGACGCTTCTCACGCCCTGCAGTGAAGTGGCTGTGGTTGGAATGAACGAACGAACCAG cgCTGTGTTAGTGGCGGGCCGCGTGCCGAATTTGCTGGTGGAGGCGGCTGGACTCGGCGGCTTCTTTTCCACCATGATGGCGCGCGTTGCTCAGTTCGCCGCAGGTCTCCCTCTATCTCTGGGTCCTCCATGCCGGGGCTCGACATCTGTGGAGACCGAGGAACGAAGCGCTTCTTTGGATCGACGCCCGCGTCTAGGTCAGC ACGGCTCGGACCAAGTCAAGAGAGTCAAGACTGAGCGAGCTGAGGCGGACTGCTCTGTCCGGGTCAAGACAGAAAATCTCGAGAGCGCGAAAAGAGCAGCGCCCGCCGATGGACTCGCAGGCCGCAGTCGCTGGGACGCTGCCCCGCGGCCAACGACTGCCTGCGGCGAAGACTCGATGCTGGCGGGGGCTCTATCCCTCGCGCTGTGTT GCCTCAACAAGGTTTCCAAAAGGAGTGCGAGGACGCCGGAGCGACGAGTTCTCATCCTCGACGGGTCTCTTGATCGTTCCTATTCGTCGCAGTACATGCCGCTGATGAATCTGGCCTTTGCCGCAGCCAAAGGA AATATCGTCATCGACTGCTGTGCGCTGAGCACAAACCCTTCT ACGATTCCGGAACAACTGTGTGATATCTCACGCGGTGTGCACCTAAAGTTCGCGCAGGCTGCTCCTTCGGCCTCTACGAGCGGCAGTGCTAGTCTTGACGGCGGCCTGGCGCTTCTTCAGTTGCTTCTCTTTTGGATTTTTCCGTCGATGTCTTTGCGGCCTGCCATTGCTGCCCTCTCTGTGCACCGGGGACGGAGCAACACGGCCGTTTGCTTTTGCCACCACAAGCCCGTTGAGGTCTGCTGCATCTGCTCCTGCTGTCTCGCAA TATACTGCTCCGAAAAGGACGCACAGACGGGCAAAGAGAGAATCTCCTGCGACGTGTGCAA GTCACGCTTTTCTCGAGGACTTTTAAAGAATAAAATGGCAGGTGGAGTGGATCTTCCAAACTAttaa
- a CDS encoding protein kinase, putative (encoded by transcript TGME49_266950) → MGCTQSGHRSFNDDYLLGPKIATGTFTQTRLCTDRRTGEVRAAKIRSQPYLEADCRFEAGLLTELNNASHSFLLSRAPTRSRTMKSRDGDPRTTRGVDHVLRFFGAYAERTFFCEVFELCQGGEMMSLDENEETTEADVARWIRQLLMAIETLHLRSIVHRNVNPSNVLLLEATRRTVKLGGFGLACRVPSRKLLKEACGSRAYLAPEMLIGNYGRKVDVWAVGVILYVFLFGRLPFAAADTYHLFKSIIEEEPAWTYIRTRDLQPGWTDTVQGTRRRSGAESPGERGEMPTENMDSRGETRWVRPDKARFETVPTPAAPPASKAASGDCRRGDTLGEQGQPQERQETQKRRETRERQASRKEEQTQKRQETKESRETEAGSREDGRPLDSLRSREGRREGGGEAPALFCGDTATRRGDTSAGRDREGRTGSTQSDKESTERGQGDGRGKASKKRHALNGVPSSAENLVQECLAPGKLATESTGQADACDLQTDDDDYAPSAEAVDLCKQLLTKNFLRRPTATEALNHPWIQREAWADGRKGLTLPRSLRRRISQCNAEVCLRSGSSLSVLGVDSGEPGFGTTLSTQGLESEAPLRHSPQTSLLEVSPKSLQATVLGPLESGTSTAGSNALADVRLHARRSLVSSRARTSVSLTSSAPGQTQRPHDSAERGWAPKETVQAPKKTATAPKETAGAPAETVQARDRVVGSTVKGWRVRRSRGEAEGASGRGSQVSSTREASEKKGWSMQSNSVFKKLQRSCRSGSRLEEAAYGDYQEDLARLRCS, encoded by the exons ATGGGATGCACACAGAGCGGCCATCGATCCTTCAACGACGACTACCTCTTGGGTCCAAAGATAGCTACTGGG accttCACGCAAACTCGGCTGTGCACCGACCGGCGAACGGGAGAAGTCCGCGCTGCTAAGATCCGCAGTCAGCCTTACTTGGAGGCCGACTGTCGCTTTGAAGCTGGCCTGCTGACTGAGCTGAACAACGCGAGCCACTCCTTCCTGCTGTCGCGCGCGCCGACTCGTTCTCGGACGATGAAGAGTCGAGACGGAGACCCGCGAACGACTCGCGGCGTCGACCATGTGCTGCGCTTCTTCGGTGCCTACGCAGAACGAACTTTCTTCTGTGAGGTCTTCGAGCTCTGCCA aggcggcgagaTGATGTCTCTagacgagaacgaggaaacaaCTGAGGCTGATGTCGCCCGGTGGATTCGCCAGCTCCTGATGGCCATTGAGACCCTCCACCTTCGGTCCATCGTGCACAG AAACGTAAATCCGAGCAACGTCCTTCTGCTGGAAGCCACTCGCCGGACGGTCAAGCTCGGCGGGTTTGG GTTGGCATGCCGAGTGCCGTCTCGGAAGCTGCTCAAGGAGGCGTGTGGGTCGCGAGCGTACCTGGCGCCCGAGATGCTGATTGGAAACTACGGGAGGAAAGTGGACGTTTGGGCGGTCGGGGTGATTCTCTACGTTTTCCTTTTTGGCCGGCTCCCCTTCGCGGCCGCAGACACCTACCATCTCTTCAAAAGCATCATTGAGGAAGAGCCAGCGTGGACGTACATCCGGACGCGCGACCTGCAGCCCGGCTGGACAGACACCGTCCAGGGGACCCGCCGGCGATCCGGCGCAGAAAGTcctggagaaagaggagaaatgCCGACAGAAAACATGGACTCTCGTGGGGAAACACGCTGGGTCCGCCCTGACAAAGCTCGCTTCGAGACCGTTCCGACTCCAGCCGCACCGCCTGCCTCCAAAGCCGCCAGTGGCGACtgcagacgcggagacactcTCGGCGAACAGGGACAGccacaagagagacaggagacgcagaagagacgggagacacgggagagacaggcgagccgtaaggaagagcagacacagaaaagacaggagacgaaagaaagccGGGAAACAGAGGCGGGATCCCGCGAGGACGGTCGTCCTTTGGACTCACTTCGGTCGCgggaaggacggagagaagggggTGGGGAGGCGCCTGCACTTTTTTGTGGAGACACAGCGActcggagaggagacacttcaGCTGGTCGAGACCGGGAGGGCAGGACTGGGTCGACACAGAGCGACAAAGAATCGACCGAGAGAGGACAAGGCGATGGGCGAGGGAAGgcctcgaagaagaggcatgCGCTGAATGGCGTTCCGAGCTCGGCAGAGAACCTCGTCCAAGAGTGCCTCGCGCCAGGGAAGTTAGCGACCGAAAGCACAGGGCAagcagacgcatgcgacCTGCAGACAGATGATGATGACTACGCGCCCAGCGCCGAAGCCGTGGACCTCTGCAAGCAATTGCTGACGAAAAATTTCCTTCGCAGACCCACAGCCACAGAAGCTCTGAACCACCCGTGGATCCAGCGCG AAGCCTGGGCAGACGGTCGAAAGGGATTGACCCTGCCTCGCAGCCTGCGGCG GCGGATTTCCCAGTGCAACGCGGAGGTGTGTCTGCGCAGCGGCTCCAGCTTGAGCGTCCTCGGCGTCGACTCTGGAGAGCCTGGATTCGGCACGACACTGTCTACGCAAGGCCTTG AGAGTGAGGCGCCTCTCCGCCATTCGCCGCAAACGTCGCTTCTAGAAGTTTCCCCCAAGTCTCTTCAGGCAACTGTGCTTGGCCCCCTAGAGTCGGGAACCTCCACTGCAGGCTCCAACGCACTCGCCGACGtccgactgcatgcgcggcgcagtctcgtctcttctcgagcGCGCACCAGCGTCTCGCTGACCTCCTCTGCCCCGGGACAGACGCAGCGCCCACACGACTCAGCCGAGAGAGGTTGGgcgccgaaggagacagtccaGGCGCCCAAGAAGACGGCTACTGcaccgaaggagacagctggggCTCCTGCGGAGACTGTGCAGGCGCGCGACCGGGTCGTGGGCTCCACGGTGAAAGGCTGGCGAGTGCGGCGGTCACGCGGAGAGGCCGAGGGCGCCAGCGGACGCGGCTCTCAGGTGTCTTCAACCAGAGAggccagcgagaagaagggatgGAGCATGCAGTCGAACTCTGTGTTCAAGAAGCTGCAGCGCTCGTGCAGAAGCGGGTCGCGACTTGAAGAGGCGGCTTACGGCGACTACCAAGAGGACTTGGCGCGCCTGCGGTGCTCGTGA